TATATTGGGGGCTCTCGTCGTTAGTCGGAGTAGTACAGCAGTATTTTGTAATGAAAAAAGCAAAAGAAGAAATGGAAATAAAACCGAATCTTCACAAAAACAAACCCCTTCAAAACAGCGATGTTTATGAGGATGATGAAGAAGATGAGGATGAAGACGAATATGAATACGAAGACGACGAAGACGATGAAGAAGAGGAAGATTAAACATGATTCGTGAAAGAGATCAACAAGCACCGATACCTGAAATAGACAGTGCAGTTCTCGAATGTAACTCTGTTGAAGAGGCATGTGAGAGAGGAGCGGAAATGTGGGGTATCGAACCGGAAGATATAGAGGCTTCCATTTTAACGGAAGATAAAAAATTTTTCGGTCTCTTAGGGGCTAACTTGAGAGTTGAAGTCCGTCCATTTGCTCCGCTTTCTTATATAAAATCATGTCACTTACTAAACGACATTCTGGAAAGAATGGACTTGGATCTTGTCCCAGAACTCACAGATGATGGCATGATAAATTTGATAGGGGAAGATGCGGGAGTTGTGATAGGAAGATATGGAGAAACTCTTAAAGCCTTAGAATATC
The sequence above is a segment of the Synergistaceae bacterium genome. Coding sequences within it:
- a CDS encoding KH domain-containing protein yields the protein MRERDQQAPIPEIDSAVLECNSVEEACERGAEMWGIEPEDIEASILTEDKKFFGLLGANLRVEVRPFAPLSYIKSCHLLNDILERMDLDLVPELTDDGMINLIGEDAGVVIGRYGETLKALEYLTNLICHFDMSARRVRLDCGGYRDKREQTLARLAESVAREAIRKRTSVSLEPMSSWERRLVHIALRDNKEIETYSVGENPDRRVVVTPIFAGSPKRKDSKRTI